In a single window of the Pedococcus dokdonensis genome:
- a CDS encoding DUF948 domain-containing protein, translating to MSLGDIAGMIAALAFAFLVFRLGSVIGKAGKILDETRVSLRSTTENVQPTLLKLTDTVSLTNEQLARVDGITTNVSAMTTNASALTSLFAATLGSPVVKVAAFTYGVRSALSASGTKSAGGRRRRRG from the coding sequence GGCCTTCGCGTTCCTCGTGTTCCGGCTGGGGAGCGTCATCGGCAAGGCCGGCAAGATCCTCGACGAGACGAGGGTCAGCCTGCGCAGCACCACCGAGAACGTCCAGCCGACGCTGCTCAAGCTCACCGACACCGTCAGCCTCACCAACGAGCAGCTCGCGCGGGTCGACGGCATCACCACCAACGTGTCGGCGATGACCACCAACGCGAGTGCGCTGACCTCGCTGTTCGCGGCCACCCTCGGCTCGCCGGTCGTCAAGGTCGCGGCCTTCACCTACGGCGTCCGCTCTGCGCTCAGCGCGAGCGGCACCAAGAGCGCGGGCGGCCGTCGCCGCCGCAGGGGCTGA
- the alaS gene encoding alanine--tRNA ligase: METAEIRRRFLSFYESKGHTIVPSSPLVYDDPNLLFVNAGMVPFKPYFLGQQAPQWDRATSVQKCVRTGDIEEVGKTSRHGTFFQMNGNFSFGDYFKEGAIQFAWELITTSQDQGGYGLDADKIWPTVYEDDDEAYDLWHRMIGIPAERITRRGKLDNYWHMGVPGPGGPCSELYLDRGPEYGREGGPAVDEDRYLEFWNLVFMQYELSAVRAKDDFDIAAELPKKNIDTGMGLERMATLLQGVDNLYEIDEVYPVLDRAAELTGKKYGAHSGHAASESHPDDVRLRVVADHVRSSLMLIGDGVTPGNEGRGYVLRRMLRRAVRSMRLLGFDEPSLPLLLPVSVERMKQSYPELESGFDRISQIAYAEEEAFRRTLASGTTILDTAVARTKSSGGTTLAGDQAFALHDTYGFPIDLTLEMASEQGLEVDREGFTRLMQEQRDRAKADAKAKKGGHANTEVWKDLRALGATDWRAYQELTSEAKVVGLVVDGNPVEELEPGQRGQVVLDRTPFYAESGGQIADEGVITSDGARLRVTDVQRPVKGLVAHTVEVLSGPLRVGQDVSAEVDADWRISACQAHSGTHVVHAALRQVLGPTALQSGSYNKPGYLRLDFAWGQSLSPETRSEIEEVANLAVRQDLPVSAQYMTLPEARDFGALALFGETYDEQVRVIEIGGPWSRELCGGTHVGHSSQIGALTVTGESSVGSGVRRLEAFVGMEALHYLAKERALVAELTDIVKVQPGELKDRVAGLVARVRDAERELEKLRREQVQAATGKLVDYAREVDGVRVLTHDAGEGTSADDLRTMVLDLRNRLGDAAPSVVALTGVSGGRPAIVVATNPGARDRGIKAGALVRVAAQALGGGGGGKDDLAQGGGTDATRTGEALGQVDRAVQAATQGAG, from the coding sequence ATGGAAACCGCCGAGATCAGGCGCCGCTTTCTCTCCTTCTACGAGAGCAAGGGCCACACGATCGTCCCGTCGTCACCGCTGGTGTACGACGACCCCAACCTGCTGTTCGTCAACGCCGGCATGGTGCCGTTCAAGCCGTACTTCCTCGGCCAGCAGGCTCCCCAGTGGGACCGTGCCACCTCCGTGCAGAAGTGCGTGCGCACCGGTGACATCGAGGAGGTCGGCAAGACCTCCCGGCACGGCACGTTCTTCCAGATGAACGGCAACTTCTCGTTCGGCGACTACTTCAAGGAAGGCGCCATCCAGTTCGCGTGGGAGCTCATCACCACGTCGCAGGACCAGGGTGGCTACGGCCTCGACGCCGACAAGATCTGGCCGACCGTCTACGAGGACGACGACGAGGCCTACGACCTGTGGCACCGGATGATCGGCATCCCCGCGGAGCGGATCACCCGCCGCGGCAAGCTCGACAACTACTGGCACATGGGCGTCCCGGGTCCCGGCGGACCGTGCAGCGAGCTCTACCTCGACCGCGGACCCGAGTACGGCCGCGAGGGTGGCCCGGCGGTCGACGAGGACCGCTACCTCGAGTTCTGGAACCTCGTCTTCATGCAGTACGAGCTGTCGGCGGTCCGGGCCAAGGACGACTTCGACATCGCCGCCGAGCTGCCCAAGAAGAACATCGACACCGGCATGGGCCTCGAGCGGATGGCCACCCTGCTCCAGGGCGTCGACAACCTCTACGAGATCGACGAGGTCTACCCGGTGCTGGACCGGGCCGCCGAGCTGACCGGCAAGAAGTACGGCGCGCACTCGGGCCACGCGGCCAGCGAGTCGCACCCCGACGACGTGCGGCTGCGGGTCGTGGCCGACCACGTGCGCTCCAGCCTGATGCTGATCGGCGACGGCGTCACCCCCGGCAACGAGGGTCGCGGCTACGTCCTGCGCCGCATGCTGCGCCGCGCGGTGCGCTCGATGCGGCTGCTCGGCTTCGACGAGCCCAGCCTGCCGCTGCTGCTGCCGGTGTCGGTCGAGCGGATGAAGCAGTCCTACCCCGAGCTGGAGTCGGGCTTCGACCGCATCTCGCAGATCGCGTACGCCGAGGAGGAAGCGTTCCGTCGCACCCTCGCCTCGGGGACCACCATCCTCGACACCGCCGTGGCGCGGACCAAGTCGTCGGGCGGCACCACGCTGGCGGGCGACCAGGCCTTCGCGTTGCACGACACCTACGGCTTCCCGATCGACCTCACCCTCGAGATGGCGTCCGAGCAGGGGCTGGAGGTCGACCGCGAGGGCTTCACCCGGCTCATGCAGGAGCAGCGGGACCGCGCCAAGGCCGATGCGAAGGCCAAGAAGGGCGGGCACGCGAACACCGAGGTCTGGAAGGACCTGCGTGCGCTCGGGGCGACCGACTGGCGCGCCTACCAGGAGCTGACCTCCGAGGCGAAGGTCGTCGGCCTCGTCGTCGACGGCAACCCGGTCGAGGAGCTCGAGCCCGGCCAGCGCGGCCAGGTGGTGCTGGACCGGACCCCGTTCTACGCCGAGTCCGGTGGCCAGATCGCCGACGAGGGCGTCATCACCTCCGACGGTGCCCGCCTCCGGGTGACCGACGTCCAGCGCCCCGTGAAGGGCCTGGTGGCACACACCGTCGAGGTGCTCTCCGGCCCGCTCCGGGTGGGCCAGGACGTGTCCGCGGAGGTCGACGCCGACTGGCGCATCTCGGCCTGCCAGGCGCACTCGGGCACGCACGTCGTGCACGCGGCGCTGCGTCAGGTGCTCGGCCCCACGGCCCTGCAGTCCGGTTCCTACAACAAGCCCGGCTACCTGCGCCTCGACTTCGCCTGGGGCCAGTCGCTGTCGCCCGAGACGCGCAGTGAGATCGAGGAGGTCGCCAACCTCGCCGTGCGCCAGGACCTGCCGGTGTCCGCGCAGTACATGACGCTGCCCGAGGCACGCGACTTCGGCGCGCTCGCGCTGTTCGGTGAGACCTATGACGAGCAGGTCCGCGTCATCGAGATCGGTGGCCCCTGGTCGCGCGAGCTCTGCGGTGGCACGCACGTGGGGCACTCGAGCCAGATCGGTGCGCTCACCGTCACCGGCGAGTCCTCGGTGGGCTCAGGGGTGCGTCGTCTCGAGGCCTTCGTCGGCATGGAGGCGCTGCACTACCTCGCCAAGGAGCGGGCGCTGGTCGCCGAGCTCACCGACATCGTCAAGGTGCAGCCCGGCGAGCTCAAGGACCGCGTCGCCGGCCTGGTGGCCCGCGTGCGCGACGCCGAGCGCGAGCTCGAGAAGCTGCGCCGCGAGCAGGTGCAGGCGGCGACCGGCAAGCTGGTCGACTACGCCCGCGAGGTCGATGGCGTCCGTGTCCTCACGCACGACGCCGGCGAGGGCACCAGTGCCGACGACCTGCGCACCATGGTGCTCGACCTGCGCAACCGGTTGGGTGACGCCGCACCCTCGGTGGTCGCCCTGACCGGTGTCTCCGGCGGCCGTCCCGCCATCGTCGTCGCGACCAACCCGGGAGCGCGCGACCGGGGGATCAAGGCCGGCGCCCTGGTGCGCGTCGCAGCCCAGGCCCTCGGTGGTGGTGGCGGTGGCAAGGACGACCTCGCGCAGGGCGGTGGCACCGACGCCACCCGCACCGGTGAGGCCCTCGGCCAGGTCGACCGCGCCGTCCAGGCCGCCACCCAGGGCGCTGGGTGA
- a CDS encoding DUF6167 family protein, with protein MARLFWVALGAAAGVYAVRKVSKAAEAYTPAGVAHGLSDFGEGLRELAAAVREGMAEREGELRLALGIDAGTADDPEASAARLDAASARALLDDPTGPRAR; from the coding sequence GTGGCACGTCTCTTCTGGGTGGCGCTGGGCGCCGCAGCCGGTGTGTATGCCGTGCGCAAGGTCAGCAAGGCCGCGGAGGCCTACACCCCGGCCGGGGTCGCGCACGGGCTGTCCGACTTCGGCGAGGGCCTGCGCGAGCTCGCCGCGGCGGTCCGCGAGGGCATGGCCGAGCGCGAGGGGGAGCTGCGGCTCGCCCTCGGCATCGACGCGGGCACCGCCGACGACCCCGAGGCCAGCGCGGCCCGGCTCGACGCGGCCTCGGCCCGGGCCCTGCTCGACGACCCCACAGGCCCGCGAGCTCGGTAG